The proteins below come from a single Chryseobacterium sp. MA9 genomic window:
- a CDS encoding thioredoxin family protein yields the protein MKKFITNIVVFSSLFLAAQQLNAQKVVVNREVETQKDGKMLLGNQLKEQFLKAPYADWYVKEHDEYALDQKAVSELKKAKIGTYDIIVFMGTWCEDSHRDFPRLMKILEAVNYPENKLNIIAVNRKKESPTGDESLYNLQKVPTVILKRYGKEIGRIVEMPTTGYIERDLVEILKKNDSSVIKEIFK from the coding sequence ATGAAAAAATTTATTACCAATATTGTTGTCTTTTCAAGCTTATTTTTAGCTGCACAACAGCTAAACGCTCAAAAAGTAGTAGTAAACCGCGAGGTTGAAACTCAGAAAGATGGCAAAATGCTTTTAGGAAACCAACTGAAAGAGCAGTTTTTAAAAGCTCCTTATGCAGATTGGTATGTAAAGGAACATGATGAATATGCTCTTGACCAAAAAGCAGTCAGTGAATTAAAAAAAGCGAAAATCGGTACGTATGATATTATTGTTTTTATGGGAACATGGTGTGAAGACAGCCACAGAGATTTTCCGAGACTGATGAAAATATTGGAAGCCGTAAATTATCCGGAAAATAAATTAAACATTATTGCCGTAAACCGTAAGAAAGAATCTCCTACCGGCGATGAAAGTCTTTATAACCTTCAGAAAGTCCCTACCGTTATCCTGAAAAGATACGGAAAAGAGATTGGAAGAATTGTAGAAATGCCTACTACAGGCTACATTGAAAGAGATTTGGTTGAAATTCTTAAAAAGAACGATTCCTCTGTTATTAAAGAAATTTTTAAATAG
- a CDS encoding nucleoside triphosphate pyrophosphohydrolase family protein — protein MDKIDSLNQVAEFHTTFKAPILDTPQIPSPERCNLRVELLQEELNELKQAIADNNIVEIADALCDLQYVLSGAVLEFGLGSKFVELFNEVQRSNMSKACDNEEQAKETVEFYKEKEVESFYEKSGEKFNVYRQADHKVLKNKYYSPADLKSIIEK, from the coding sequence ATGGATAAAATTGATAGTCTGAACCAAGTAGCAGAATTCCATACTACTTTCAAAGCCCCTATTTTAGATACCCCTCAAATTCCTTCTCCGGAAAGATGCAATCTTAGAGTAGAACTTTTACAGGAAGAATTGAACGAACTGAAGCAGGCCATTGCAGATAATAATATCGTAGAAATTGCAGACGCATTATGTGATCTTCAGTATGTTTTGAGCGGTGCTGTACTGGAATTCGGACTTGGCAGCAAATTTGTAGAGCTATTCAACGAAGTTCAGCGTTCCAATATGTCGAAGGCGTGTGATAATGAAGAGCAGGCAAAGGAAACCGTTGAATTCTACAAAGAGAAGGAAGTAGAATCTTTTTATGAAAAGTCCGGAGAAAAATTTAACGTTTACAGACAGGCAGATCATAAAGTATTAAAAAACAAATACTACTCTCCTGCTGATTTAAAATCAATTATCGAGAAATAA
- a CDS encoding DUF4230 domain-containing protein: MRNYRTILSFAAGAGAMVLLFFGLKSCLNFGTKTEQSDYYILTNQISKMNKMVVMEQNTSSMQKTKMGYEVFGKEVSSNSIITYTKTNAQVSYDLNKMKIEVDSINKKLVITELPDAEIRITPSVEIQSLDDSFINRISEKDIKNVTQKAKETAEKSIDQNQLRSEGRKQLMENLNNVFVLAKALNYTIEDKTGKIGILGL; encoded by the coding sequence TTGAGAAATTATAGAACAATACTATCCTTTGCAGCCGGTGCCGGCGCTATGGTACTTCTGTTTTTTGGTCTGAAATCCTGTCTGAATTTTGGAACTAAAACTGAGCAGTCGGATTATTATATCCTGACCAATCAGATTTCCAAGATGAATAAAATGGTGGTTATGGAACAGAATACTTCCAGTATGCAGAAAACCAAAATGGGTTATGAAGTATTCGGGAAAGAAGTTTCCAGCAACAGCATTATTACTTATACAAAGACCAATGCACAGGTTTCTTATGATCTTAATAAAATGAAGATTGAAGTAGATTCCATCAATAAAAAACTGGTTATTACAGAACTTCCTGATGCTGAGATCAGAATCACTCCGAGTGTTGAGATTCAATCTTTAGATGATTCTTTTATCAACAGAATTTCGGAAAAAGATATTAAAAACGTTACTCAGAAAGCTAAGGAAACTGCAGAAAAATCAATTGATCAAAATCAGTTGAGAAGTGAAGGGCGTAAACAATTGATGGAAAACCTGAATAATGTTTTCGTTTTGGCAAAAGCTTTAAATTACACTATTGAGGATAAAACCGGAAAAATTGGTATTCTGGGACTTTAG